A genomic window from Schistocerca serialis cubense isolate TAMUIC-IGC-003099 chromosome 4, iqSchSeri2.2, whole genome shotgun sequence includes:
- the LOC126475148 gene encoding keratin, type II cytoskeletal 2 epidermal-like: MALLGMVSAQQGSSAPPQQPQPQQQQRQLPTPGGYSQAPPAAFQPRFPAAQQGFGAGFPFGQGAGFGAGSPFGSPFGGTPAFGGFGGGPAAGGALGLGQGQGQGFPGGFAGFRPGAAAGPGGAFGQGFPQGFPGFNQFRNF; encoded by the exons atgGCACTGCTGGGCATGGTGTCGGCGCAGCAGGGCTCTTCGGCTCCcccgcagcagccgcagccgcagcagcagcaaaGGCAGCTGCCGACTCCTGGGGGCTACTCGCAGGCGCCGCCGGCTGCCTTCCAGCCGCGCTTCCCCGCCGCCCAGCAGGGCTTCGGCGCGGGCTTCCCGTTCGGCCAGGGCGCCGGCTTCGGTGCCGGCTCGCCGTTCGGCTCTCCATTCGGCGGAACGCCCGCCTTCGGCGGCTTTGGAGGTGGACCTGCGGCCGGCGGAGCCCTCGGGCTcggacagggacagggacagggCTTTCCTGGCGGATTCGCCGGCTTCAGGCCGGGGGCGGCAGCGGGGCCGGGAGGCGCCTTCGGACAAG gtTTCCCTCAAGGATTCCCTGGTTTCAATCAATTCAGGAACTTCTGA